A genomic stretch from Anaerococcus mediterraneensis includes:
- a CDS encoding LysR family transcriptional regulator: MKENYLRYFLELVKFKNYTRAAESLFVSQSTVSKAIKQLETDLSCQLIDMTGGNFKLTQAGEIFYKYATEVIEFLDKKEENLRKDIKSLKSNLYLGLPPTAGSMYFFDIISKFKEKYPEIDLHIVSQTSKYIPELLNEGQIDLGVVIEPFENENFRKHIVFQSESVLIVNKEDDLAKNDIVDFSILKDQKFLTISKNYMYYKVFLDKCRQAGFEPNIIFENYHWDLILEMVIDKQGISILPLPLVDKYISKRAKYIKLKNPDFFWALTLIYPKNRSLTSPMKNFIDLSIEESRKMFL, translated from the coding sequence ATGAAAGAAAATTATTTGAGGTACTTTTTAGAGCTTGTTAAATTCAAAAACTATACCAGAGCTGCAGAAAGTCTCTTTGTCAGTCAATCAACTGTATCAAAAGCTATAAAACAGCTAGAGACAGACCTTTCCTGCCAGCTTATAGATATGACAGGCGGCAATTTTAAACTCACTCAAGCTGGGGAAATTTTTTACAAATATGCTACTGAGGTAATTGAATTTTTAGATAAAAAAGAGGAGAACCTCAGAAAGGATATAAAAAGTTTAAAATCCAATCTCTACTTAGGTCTACCACCAACAGCTGGTTCTATGTATTTTTTTGATATCATTTCTAAATTTAAAGAAAAATACCCAGAAATTGACCTTCATATAGTGAGTCAGACTTCTAAATACATCCCAGAACTTTTAAACGAGGGTCAAATAGACTTGGGAGTTGTTATAGAACCATTTGAAAATGAAAATTTTAGAAAACATATTGTTTTTCAGTCAGAGTCAGTCCTGATAGTAAATAAAGAAGATGACCTTGCAAAAAATGATATAGTAGACTTTTCTATCCTAAAAGATCAAAAGTTTTTGACCATATCCAAAAACTATATGTACTATAAAGTTTTTTTGGACAAGTGTAGGCAGGCAGGATTTGAACCTAATATTATTTTTGAAAACTACCATTGGGACCTGATCTTGGAGATGGTTATAGACAAGCAAGGCATATCAATTTTGCCTCTGCCCCTTGTGGATAAATATATTTCAAAGAGGGCCAAGTATATAAAGTTAAAAAATCCAGACTTCTTCTGGGCCCTAACATTGATATATCCAAAAAATAGGTCGTTGACAAGTCCGATGAAAAACTTTATAGATTTATCTATCGAAGAATCCAGGAAAATGTTTCTGTAA
- a CDS encoding MFS transporter: MQENISKDTKRSYIIEAILFLTYAFFAVNWIAGSTLTPDIAAHFGVDSGASASFVSNAVTIAKIIGNFSAAAILNKLFPKKSIALGSFLIFGGCLLAVLAKSYTMFLIGRFIMGFGGAVFVIYFAPVVIHYFSAEQRPTINALNGVAYNFGAVLALLIVKPVINWLNTWQASMGFFLAISGILFVLWLIVGEDFEINTSNEGKAQKLSFSEVIKDKLTLLLPFTYCGVLTLYLSLLQLFPQTEGSAISASTLSALTGIGGIIGTLIAIYLAKVYFKRKPVIIVCGLVMTGSAFLMVKTSNPTIAIISALLVGIFMFVPMTSLVLIPQEIEGMTPARLTSIMGIFWALSYIIETIMFYIFGILKDMTGTNELGVNIAVIFSLTFVIGGFLLPETGKDKK; encoded by the coding sequence ATGCAAGAAAACATAAGCAAAGACACAAAGAGGTCTTATATAATTGAAGCAATTTTATTTCTAACCTATGCCTTTTTTGCTGTAAACTGGATAGCAGGTTCTACACTTACACCTGATATAGCAGCTCATTTTGGAGTAGATAGTGGTGCATCAGCATCATTTGTATCAAATGCGGTTACTATAGCAAAAATCATTGGTAACTTTTCAGCTGCAGCTATACTAAATAAACTTTTCCCTAAAAAATCTATAGCCTTGGGATCATTTTTGATTTTTGGAGGATGCTTATTAGCAGTACTTGCAAAATCATACACAATGTTTTTAATTGGTAGATTTATCATGGGTTTTGGTGGGGCAGTATTTGTTATTTACTTTGCACCAGTTGTTATTCACTATTTTTCTGCTGAGCAAAGACCAACAATCAACGCCCTAAACGGTGTAGCCTACAACTTTGGAGCAGTACTAGCTCTTTTGATAGTAAAACCAGTTATAAATTGGCTAAATACTTGGCAAGCAAGTATGGGATTCTTTTTGGCTATAAGTGGTATTTTATTTGTACTTTGGTTAATAGTTGGTGAAGACTTTGAAATAAATACAAGCAATGAAGGAAAAGCACAAAAATTATCTTTTTCTGAGGTTATAAAAGATAAGCTTACACTATTATTGCCATTTACCTACTGTGGAGTTCTAACACTTTACCTATCATTATTGCAACTATTCCCACAAACAGAAGGATCAGCTATATCAGCATCTACACTTTCTGCCCTAACAGGGATAGGCGGTATTATTGGTACACTTATAGCTATCTATCTAGCAAAAGTATATTTTAAAAGAAAACCAGTTATTATAGTTTGCGGTCTAGTTATGACAGGATCAGCATTTTTGATGGTCAAAACATCAAACCCAACTATAGCTATAATATCAGCCCTACTTGTTGGTATATTTATGTTTGTACCAATGACATCTTTGGTACTTATCCCACAAGAGATTGAGGGTATGACACCAGCAAGACTTACAAGCATAATGGGTATCTTCTGGGCCCTATCATATATAATAGAAACAATAATGTTTTATATATTTGGTATCCTAAAAGATATGACAGGTACAAATGAACTTGGTGTAAATATAGCAGTTATATTTTCTTTGACCTTTGTAATAGGTGGTTTCTTGTTGCCAGAAACTGGCAAGGATAAAAAATAG
- a CDS encoding alpha/beta hydrolase, which translates to MRELKKSMKDFLEVFNNVTVPALIEQGFEANPINAREGLLNTTYNFTTSKTEIAKVLDGTVKSKDGNYNVPVRIFNPNPEEALPVIIYFHGGGHMAGSVTVYDEVIRRLAKETNHIVVAPEFRLAPENPYPAQEIDSRTVYYNVFDLLDEKNIKYQKKLRFGGDSGGGALTAALARDIQDDSDDYKADAIFMIYPSLDYTMSFDSYKDDVNGKGYLLETPKIKWYFDNYLQDGQDRKEASPLFNKISNGIPRTILFTAEFCPLRDEGYAYVEKLKENGVEVVHHNMENMIHTYMSMQDLAKEEADFTYAEISKFLNR; encoded by the coding sequence ATGAGAGAATTGAAAAAAAGTATGAAGGATTTCTTGGAAGTATTTAACAACGTAACAGTGCCAGCCCTTATCGAACAAGGATTTGAGGCAAACCCAATCAATGCTAGAGAGGGACTACTAAATACAACCTACAATTTTACAACATCAAAAACAGAAATAGCAAAAGTTTTAGATGGTACAGTTAAATCAAAAGATGGTAACTACAATGTCCCAGTTAGGATTTTTAATCCAAATCCAGAAGAAGCTCTACCAGTTATAATTTATTTCCACGGTGGTGGTCATATGGCTGGATCTGTAACAGTATATGATGAAGTTATCAGAAGACTAGCTAAAGAAACTAACCACATAGTTGTAGCTCCAGAGTTTAGATTGGCACCAGAAAATCCTTACCCAGCCCAAGAGATAGACTCTAGAACAGTTTATTATAATGTATTTGACCTATTAGATGAAAAAAATATAAAATATCAAAAGAAACTAAGATTTGGTGGAGACTCAGGTGGTGGAGCTCTTACAGCTGCCCTTGCTAGAGATATCCAAGATGATAGTGATGATTATAAGGCAGATGCTATATTTATGATCTACCCAAGTCTAGACTATACAATGAGTTTTGATTCTTATAAAGATGATGTAAACGGCAAAGGCTACCTACTTGAAACACCAAAAATCAAATGGTACTTTGACAATTACCTACAAGATGGTCAAGATAGGAAAGAAGCATCACCATTATTTAACAAGATTTCAAATGGTATTCCTAGAACAATACTTTTCACAGCAGAGTTTTGTCCTCTAAGAGATGAAGGATATGCTTATGTTGAAAAATTAAAAGAAAATGGCGTAGAAGTTGTTCATCACAATATGGAAAATATGATCCATACCTATATGAGCATGCAAGACCTTGCCAAAGAAGAAGCAGATTTCACCTACGCAGAAATTAGCAAATTCCTAAACAGATAA
- the mscL gene encoding large conductance mechanosensitive channel protein MscL gives MFKEFKEFIARGNVLDMAIGIIMGSAFTAIVTSVVDDLLMPIISGLTAGINYEDIVVNIAGASLKIGNFINSIISFLIIALVMFAIVKALNSRHKEEKPAEVTEKTCPYCKSSIPLEATRCPHCTSKLESYKNELE, from the coding sequence ATGTTTAAAGAATTTAAGGAATTTATTGCGCGTGGCAATGTATTAGATATGGCCATAGGTATAATTATGGGGTCAGCTTTCACAGCTATTGTTACAAGCGTGGTTGATGATTTGCTAATGCCAATCATATCTGGTTTAACAGCTGGTATAAACTATGAGGATATAGTAGTCAATATCGCCGGTGCTAGCCTAAAAATAGGAAACTTTATAAATTCTATTATCTCATTTTTGATAATAGCTCTTGTAATGTTTGCAATTGTCAAGGCTTTAAACTCTAGACACAAAGAGGAAAAACCAGCAGAAGTTACAGAAAAAACTTGCCCATACTGCAAGTCTTCTATACCACTAGAAGCAACAAGATGTCCACACTGCACATCAAAACTAGAATCATATAAAAATGAATTAGAATAA
- a CDS encoding NUDIX domain-containing protein, producing the protein MKHLQVDDNFYEKIKSYAVFIPIIKVDGKDHILFQVRSHIVSQAGEVSFPGGSVEEGEDFKMAAIRELKEELLLEDDDIEYLGYSSMIFNSSYRYVKSFYGRINKKLDQIKYNDEVESIFAVDIDYFKNNPPKNL; encoded by the coding sequence ATGAAACATTTACAAGTAGATGATAATTTTTATGAAAAAATAAAATCCTATGCTGTTTTTATACCTATAATAAAAGTAGACGGAAAAGACCATATACTTTTTCAGGTGAGAAGCCACATAGTTAGCCAGGCAGGCGAGGTTTCGTTTCCTGGAGGATCAGTCGAAGAAGGCGAAGATTTCAAGATGGCAGCCATCAGAGAGCTAAAAGAAGAGCTTCTTTTAGAAGATGACGATATAGAGTATCTTGGATACTCATCTATGATATTTAATTCTTCTTATAGGTATGTAAAAAGTTTTTATGGACGCATTAATAAAAAATTAGACCAAATAAAGTATAATGACGAGGTAGAAAGTATTTTTGCTGTGGATATAGACTATTTTAAAAATAATCCCCCCAAAAATTTATAA
- a CDS encoding aminoglycoside 6-adenylyltransferase has translation MRNDISQKIRDYAKSNPDIQSVFYVKRYNNDEFYNIYTVVSDIIIGKLEEEFKNLFDDVIFVNRIKETREIDKINFTYTSIDVYKMDNLKISESIIGTDFASAFIKSLPGDIEFLYNKADGIGLEPSRDFSYKQVKEYEFNQIVNNFFAYAIETSLYLVENNQLAAAIKMTDLRAELMKLLRIHVINKFHNKRDIGKDGREFTHTLAKEYKDDLEDTFHDSNPLNIYNSLFKACILFRKIGMEEAEIMDFVYDRQTDVKSLKLLRNNYKKLESFLN, from the coding sequence ATGAGAAATGATATTTCACAAAAAATAAGAGACTATGCAAAATCAAATCCTGATATCCAGTCCGTATTTTATGTAAAAAGATATAATAATGACGAATTTTATAATATTTATACAGTGGTAAGTGATATTATAATTGGAAAACTAGAAGAAGAGTTTAAAAATCTTTTTGACGATGTGATTTTTGTCAATAGGATAAAAGAGACTAGGGAGATTGATAAAATCAATTTTACCTATACTAGTATTGATGTCTACAAGATGGATAATCTAAAAATATCTGAATCTATAATAGGAACTGATTTTGCTAGTGCCTTTATAAAAAGCCTACCAGGGGATATAGAGTTTTTGTATAACAAAGCTGATGGGATTGGCCTAGAGCCTAGTAGAGATTTTTCTTATAAACAGGTCAAAGAATACGAGTTTAACCAAATTGTCAATAATTTTTTTGCCTATGCTATAGAGACATCCCTATATCTGGTAGAGAATAACCAATTGGCAGCTGCTATAAAGATGACAGACCTTAGGGCTGAGCTTATGAAGCTACTTAGGATCCATGTTATAAATAAATTCCACAACAAAAGAGATATAGGCAAGGATGGTAGGGAGTTTACCCACACATTGGCCAAGGAGTACAAGGATGATCTAGAAGATACATTCCATGATTCAAATCCTCTAAATATCTATAATTCTCTTTTCAAAGCCTGTATACTTTTTAGAAAAATAGGTATGGAAGAGGCTGAAATTATGGATTTTGTTTATGATAGGCAAACTGATGTCAAAAGTTTGAAGCTGCTAAGAAACAATTATAAAAAGTTAGAATCTTTTCTAAACTAG
- a CDS encoding D-alanyl-D-alanine carboxypeptidase family protein, whose product MKEKIKIFSLTLLVLFGLMPVSLATSQNKIVGLDENVKAYIIANEENGDVYYEKNADESLPMASLSKLMTFLLISENIESGKISLDTKVKADKYAESLTSWEYSSLGVKEDETYSVDELLKGLMVASGNDCAYLLANTVAVSEQAFAREMNEKAKELGLESQVYYNASGIETEDGFQNSSSARDLFSLSQYIIKNHPEILEYSKIREIKDPSKDIDKKSTIPLFDEIPGVDGLKTGTTNDAGYCLISTCDMSLLDAKDEFRTIGVVMGADQKDTRNKVMSDLIYYVSRYFSLRTVLDKNVAVSSIKDATVKQGYIDLFPKEDLKMIIKEGEKPNIRYNIKDDLKAPIKENEDLGDIDISYNDEDHKVGLFSKKDLDKATLFSRIIRTCKESADFLLKTIIAR is encoded by the coding sequence ATGAAAGAAAAAATAAAAATATTTTCTTTGACCTTGCTAGTTTTATTTGGCCTTATGCCAGTAAGTTTGGCTACCAGCCAAAATAAAATAGTAGGTTTAGATGAAAATGTAAAAGCATATATAATAGCCAATGAAGAAAATGGCGATGTTTATTATGAAAAAAATGCTGATGAGTCTTTGCCAATGGCCTCTTTATCAAAACTAATGACATTTTTGTTAATCAGTGAAAATATAGAAAGTGGCAAAATTAGTCTTGATACAAAGGTCAAAGCAGATAAATACGCCGAGTCGCTTACAAGTTGGGAATACTCGTCCTTGGGTGTAAAAGAGGATGAAACCTATAGTGTAGATGAGCTTTTAAAGGGTTTAATGGTAGCTAGCGGCAATGATTGTGCATATTTACTTGCAAATACTGTTGCAGTTTCTGAGCAGGCCTTTGCTAGAGAAATGAATGAAAAAGCCAAGGAACTTGGATTGGAAAGTCAAGTTTACTACAATGCCAGCGGTATAGAAACAGAGGATGGATTTCAAAACTCATCTTCTGCTAGGGACTTATTTTCACTCAGCCAATATATTATAAAAAATCACCCAGAAATATTAGAATATTCAAAAATAAGAGAGATAAAAGATCCTAGCAAGGATATAGATAAAAAATCTACTATTCCTCTATTTGATGAGATACCTGGAGTTGATGGCCTAAAAACGGGAACAACTAACGATGCTGGTTATTGTTTGATATCTACTTGTGATATGAGCCTTTTGGATGCTAAAGATGAATTCAGAACAATAGGTGTCGTCATGGGAGCTGACCAAAAAGATACTAGAAATAAGGTTATGAGCGATCTTATCTATTATGTTAGCAGATATTTTTCGCTTAGGACTGTACTTGATAAAAATGTTGCGGTATCATCTATAAAGGATGCCACTGTCAAACAAGGATATATAGATCTTTTTCCAAAAGAAGATTTAAAAATGATAATAAAAGAAGGCGAAAAACCAAATATAAGGTATAATATAAAAGATGATTTGAAAGCGCCTATAAAAGAGAATGAAGACTTGGGTGACATAGACATTTCTTATAATGACGAAGACCATAAAGTTGGATTGTTTTCTAAAAAGGATCTTGATAAGGCAACCTTATTTTCAAGAATAATCAGAACTTGCAAAGAGTCGGCAGACTTTTTGCTAAAGACAATCATAGCAAGATAA
- a CDS encoding nucleoside deaminase — protein sequence MEDLFTKEDKFFMKEAINEARLAKSIDEVPIGAIVVCEGKIVGRGHNFTYKGKSALNHAEIYAIREAGQKIGDFRLEDCTMYVTLEPCLMCAGAIMHSRIKKLVIAKEDPKRGGFSTSFIDKESPHLNVPDISYGLMADESLDLLQSFFKKLREKKKT from the coding sequence ATGGAAGATTTATTTACAAAAGAAGATAAATTTTTTATGAAAGAAGCCATAAACGAAGCAAGGCTTGCAAAATCAATTGACGAGGTCCCGATAGGGGCCATTGTTGTTTGTGAGGGAAAAATCGTAGGTAGGGGACACAATTTCACCTACAAGGGCAAATCAGCCCTAAACCATGCGGAAATTTATGCCATAAGAGAGGCTGGCCAAAAGATTGGAGATTTTAGACTAGAAGATTGTACTATGTATGTGACCCTAGAGCCTTGTCTTATGTGTGCTGGTGCTATCATGCACTCAAGGATAAAAAAACTTGTAATTGCAAAAGAGGATCCAAAAAGAGGAGGGTTTTCTACATCTTTTATAGATAAAGAAAGCCCCCACCTAAATGTACCTGATATATCCTACGGGCTTATGGCAGATGAGTCCTTGGATTTATTGCAAAGTTTTTTTAAAAAACTGAGAGAGAAGAAAAAAACCTGA
- a CDS encoding NAD(P)-dependent oxidoreductase has translation MKIRLIDPLEVKESFIDEQKDKLEKLGHEFTAYKESAKDDQEKIERLKDADIAIITNKPLSKNVLENTDLELVDVAFTGVDHIDLDTCKEKNIKVLNASGYSDDSVAELVIGLTIGVLRKFGQNRENIFENKNNPLIGSLIKGKTFGVIGTGNIGKKLIELLSVFGCKIIAYSRTEKEDIKKLGVEYVSLEELLKSSDIVSLHIPNNKDTKKFMGQKELDLMKEGAVLINCARGAVVDNDYLAKLLNEDKLYAGIDVFDMEPPLPEDYALRNAKNVILTNHVAFYTQEAMQIRAEIVFDNLYKYLEGTIQNEIKL, from the coding sequence ATGAAGATCAGATTAATTGACCCTTTAGAAGTCAAAGAAAGTTTTATTGATGAACAAAAAGATAAATTAGAAAAACTTGGTCATGAATTTACAGCATACAAGGAAAGTGCAAAGGATGATCAAGAAAAGATTGAAAGACTTAAAGATGCTGATATAGCAATCATCACAAACAAACCACTTAGCAAAAATGTTTTGGAAAATACAGATCTTGAACTTGTGGATGTAGCCTTTACTGGTGTAGATCATATAGATCTAGATACATGCAAGGAAAAAAATATAAAAGTATTAAACGCTAGTGGCTATTCTGATGACTCTGTGGCAGAGCTTGTTATAGGTCTAACTATTGGTGTTTTAAGAAAGTTTGGTCAAAATAGAGAAAATATTTTTGAAAATAAAAACAATCCACTGATCGGTAGCCTTATAAAGGGTAAAACTTTTGGTGTTATTGGTACAGGCAATATTGGCAAAAAGCTTATAGAACTTTTGTCTGTTTTTGGATGCAAGATAATTGCCTACTCCAGAACAGAAAAAGAAGATATCAAAAAACTTGGTGTGGAATATGTAAGCCTAGAAGAACTTTTAAAATCATCAGACATAGTTTCACTCCACATACCAAATAACAAAGATACCAAAAAATTCATGGGTCAAAAAGAATTAGACCTAATGAAAGAGGGAGCTGTACTTATAAACTGTGCTAGGGGTGCAGTTGTGGATAATGATTACCTAGCCAAACTCCTAAATGAAGATAAACTCTATGCTGGTATAGATGTATTTGATATGGAGCCACCATTACCAGAAGACTATGCCCTTAGAAATGCCAAAAATGTAATTCTTACAAACCACGTTGCTTTTTATACACAAGAAGCTATGCAGATCAGGGCAGAGATAGTTTTTGATAACCTATACAAATATTTGGAAGGAACTATTCAAAACGAGATCAAATTATGA
- the udk gene encoding uridine kinase, giving the protein MIRPKIVAIAGGSASGKSTVVKILADLFVDDLLVIGHDNYYKAHDDIDFADGENLNYDHPDAFDNELFYEDLKKLLSGADILMPVYDYKNHTRSSEKIQISPKKIILIEGILVFYDKKIRDLADTLVYVEADSDIRLQRRILRDIKERGRSVESCLNQYINQVKPMHEKYVEPSKKYADIILPRGGKNQKGIEILAKHIENLIGN; this is encoded by the coding sequence ATGATCAGACCTAAAATTGTGGCAATTGCAGGGGGATCAGCAAGTGGCAAGTCTACTGTTGTCAAAATTCTTGCTGACCTCTTTGTAGATGACCTACTTGTCATTGGCCATGATAATTATTACAAGGCTCATGATGATATAGACTTTGCGGATGGAGAAAACCTAAACTATGATCATCCGGATGCCTTTGACAATGAGCTTTTTTATGAAGATCTAAAAAAGCTTTTGTCAGGGGCCGATATTTTGATGCCAGTTTATGATTATAAAAATCACACAAGAAGTAGTGAAAAAATCCAAATCAGTCCTAAAAAAATAATCCTTATCGAGGGGATCCTAGTTTTTTACGATAAAAAGATAAGAGACTTGGCTGATACCCTTGTTTATGTAGAGGCTGATAGTGATATAAGACTACAAAGAAGAATACTTAGAGATATAAAAGAAAGAGGCAGGTCAGTAGAATCCTGCCTTAACCAATATATAAATCAGGTAAAGCCAATGCATGAAAAATATGTAGAACCTAGCAAAAAATACGCAGATATAATTTTGCCAAGGGGAGGCAAGAACCAAAAAGGTATTGAAATATTAGCAAAACATATAGAAAATTTGATAGGAAACTAA
- the glgB gene encoding 1,4-alpha-glucan branching protein GlgB: MKINILPTDYDKIKDYIDGNSTIGHKIWGAIAHEDGYIFRLYAPNADEVYIKGDFTGWEHIKLSHNSELGYFFGFFNAKIGDYYKYIVVKDGNWMEKTDPFAHAMDGEGDFASKIIEDDYAFNDDDYIKTRDKNFNKPLNIYELHVSSFMRFSNQVNFLDIVDRLISHIKEMNYTHVEIMPVTEYPFYPSWGYQSTGFFAISHRYGSPADFKKFVDLLHQNGIGVILDVVAVHFASDFYGLDHFDGTPMYESGFMDLKYSEWGSNNFDYSKGHVRSFMKSSMSYLIEEFHLDGIRIDAVSYMVYYNGNSDRGVHNDNIFFIKNLNETLEKVHPDVMRIAEDSSDYPKVTHPVSEGGLGFDYKWDMGWMNDTLRYFKQDSYNRHAYQANITFSMYYYYNERFLLPLSHDEVVHLKKSMVDKMSGGYEDKFKQLKLLMTYQMAHPGKILNFMGNEIASFEEWDENVGIRWEYLDYPIHRDYNNFIKELNALYLSDPAFYKYDYEERGFFWRVVDDSQNSVFAFERIADDSRYLIVLNMANVYHGAYPIHYEEDLVFEEVLNSLSDKFGDYRKDKREIEIKKGNDLRLELWQYEAAIFKINRL; this comes from the coding sequence ATGAAGATAAATATTTTACCAACAGATTATGATAAAATAAAAGATTATATAGATGGTAATTCAACTATAGGCCACAAGATATGGGGGGCTATAGCTCATGAAGATGGCTACATATTTAGACTTTATGCTCCAAATGCTGATGAGGTTTATATAAAAGGAGACTTTACAGGATGGGAGCATATAAAGCTTAGCCATAATAGCGAGTTGGGTTATTTTTTTGGATTTTTTAATGCAAAAATTGGTGACTATTATAAATATATAGTTGTAAAAGATGGTAATTGGATGGAAAAAACTGACCCTTTTGCCCATGCTATGGATGGGGAGGGCGACTTTGCGTCAAAAATCATAGAAGATGACTATGCCTTTAATGATGACGATTATATAAAAACAAGGGATAAGAATTTTAACAAACCACTTAATATCTATGAACTTCATGTATCGTCCTTTATGAGGTTTTCAAACCAGGTTAATTTTCTTGATATAGTAGATAGGCTTATTTCTCACATCAAAGAGATGAACTATACCCATGTAGAGATTATGCCTGTTACAGAATATCCTTTTTATCCATCTTGGGGCTACCAATCAACAGGATTTTTTGCCATAAGCCACAGGTACGGAAGTCCGGCTGATTTTAAAAAATTTGTTGACCTCTTGCATCAAAATGGTATTGGGGTTATACTTGATGTTGTGGCAGTCCACTTTGCATCAGACTTTTATGGACTTGATCATTTTGATGGGACTCCTATGTATGAATCAGGCTTTATGGATCTAAAATATTCTGAATGGGGATCAAACAATTTTGATTACTCAAAAGGCCATGTCAGAAGTTTTATGAAATCATCCATGTCCTATCTCATAGAAGAATTTCATCTAGATGGGATCAGAATAGATGCAGTTTCTTATATGGTCTATTATAATGGAAATTCTGATAGGGGAGTCCATAATGATAATATATTTTTTATAAAGAACTTAAATGAAACCCTAGAAAAAGTCCACCCAGATGTCATGAGAATAGCTGAGGACTCTTCTGATTATCCTAAGGTAACCCACCCAGTTAGTGAGGGCGGCCTAGGTTTTGATTATAAGTGGGATATGGGATGGATGAATGACACCCTCAGATATTTTAAACAAGATTCTTATAACAGGCACGCTTATCAGGCAAATATCACATTTTCCATGTATTATTATTATAATGAGAGATTTTTGTTACCTCTAAGCCATGATGAGGTTGTCCACCTAAAAAAATCTATGGTTGACAAGATGAGTGGGGGATATGAAGATAAATTCAAACAATTAAAACTCCTTATGACTTATCAGATGGCCCATCCTGGAAAAATCTTAAATTTTATGGGCAATGAAATTGCAAGCTTTGAAGAGTGGGACGAAAATGTCGGCATTAGGTGGGAATATCTAGATTATCCAATCCACAGGGATTATAATAATTTTATAAAAGAATTAAACGCCCTATACTTATCTGATCCAGCCTTTTATAAATATGATTATGAAGAAAGAGGATTTTTCTGGAGGGTTGTAGATGATAGCCAAAATTCTGTCTTTGCTTTTGAAAGAATTGCTGATGATTCTAGGTATTTGATTGTTCTAAATATGGCCAATGTATATCATGGTGCATACCCAATACATTATGAAGAAGACCTGGTCTTTGAGGAAGTCCTAAACAGCCTGTCTGATAAATTTGGAGACTATAGAAAAGATAAGAGAGAAATAGAAATTAAGAAAGGAAATGATCTTAGATTGGAGCTATGGCAATATGAAGCTGCAATATTTAAGATAAATAGATTATGA
- a CDS encoding acyl carrier protein: MKVKEPINLSWLVEKWTLIDEDTYLKNMWLNTESLDFIRINQEIQTKEDIEKNYIDIDADVENFVLMPGTDEIDEQYLRDAFIASLPKRERDAFVDNAEFISPSEEFMDTIYELGLEGIWNEFRNRVAADILLNWADEEGIPINKDMKTINIRKI; the protein is encoded by the coding sequence ATGAAAGTAAAAGAACCCATAAATCTATCTTGGCTTGTGGAAAAATGGACCTTGATAGATGAAGATACTTATTTGAAAAATATGTGGCTAAATACAGAGTCACTTGATTTTATAAGAATAAACCAAGAGATCCAGACCAAAGAAGATATTGAGAAAAACTACATCGATATAGACGCAGATGTAGAAAATTTTGTTTTGATGCCTGGCACTGACGAAATAGATGAGCAATATCTAAGGGATGCCTTTATAGCAAGTTTGCCAAAAAGAGAAAGAGATGCCTTTGTTGATAATGCAGAATTTATCTCTCCATCAGAAGAATTTATGGATACAATCTATGAATTAGGGCTAGAAGGTATTTGGAATGAATTTAGAAATAGAGTAGCAGCTGATATCTTGTTAAATTGGGCCGATGAAGAAGGCATTCCAATAAATAAAGATATGAAAACAATAAATATTAGAAAAATATAG